A genomic segment from Polyangium mundeleinium encodes:
- a CDS encoding SPW repeat domain-containing protein encodes MTWPRWINVALGIWLLIAPALLGYVDAYAVNNDRLLGILIAASAIVALWAPKARFVNVVLGAWLIIAPFVLGYFGRNAVANDIVVGIAVAVFAFIPSRSITSTHTTAGPGDLS; translated from the coding sequence CCGATGGATCAATGTCGCACTGGGTATCTGGCTGCTCATCGCCCCGGCGCTGCTCGGATACGTCGATGCCTACGCCGTGAACAATGACCGCCTGCTCGGCATCCTGATCGCGGCCTCGGCAATCGTCGCGCTCTGGGCGCCGAAGGCCCGGTTCGTGAACGTCGTGCTCGGCGCGTGGCTGATCATCGCGCCGTTCGTCCTCGGGTACTTCGGCCGAAACGCCGTGGCGAACGACATCGTGGTCGGCATCGCCGTCGCGGTCTTCGCGTTCATCCCGAGCCGCTCCATCACGAGCACCCACACGACCG